The genomic window cagctctcgccatgactgttgatgaacaacttaatatgttatccctcttagtatttttttgtttgttctacttcatactttggttgaatactgtaatcaatacacaattcttcttaaatgctgaaacttaactgaaaagtgatcactgttaaatataagagtgggaataagagagggaagagatgtgcaattcgggacatgctcaagctgacttacctcaaacggtagagttagaaacataccaggggattccaattcaatcccatcaaggtggcatgtaccaatgccatctcactagtcccagtgatcaatttctgttcacaattgatcataatgataggactaagaaccaaagggatcacataaacaagactagtgtctgtaaatactagctgatagaataaaaaagggagagaatgatccaacatgggaagtgagatacacagcaaacccatagaatggcagatgtcctaaacagcactctggcctcagaatcagcccttaaggcatgtggatccagctgaaaagcccatgagagtatttcaggcatggaaagccaagacactctggggaaaaaaaaaaaaaaaaaaacctaaatgaaagatctctgcgagtgagatcccagtggaaagaatgggtcatcaaaggaggaggtacctttctctgaagggaggagagaacttccactttgaccaaggccttgtctaaatacaatcagagttggtgaactcagggggcttccatagccttggcagctaatgacaagagcctagggtgattactgatgccataaaaagagtgtcaattggttaagtcaacaacagtagtcactgtgcacttactcctcatgtaggatctctgtccttagtgtgctgtacattgagatttaatgctataactagtactcaaacagtatttttcactttgtgtttctgtgtgggagcaaacttttgaaatctttacttaatgtatgctaaactgatcttctgtaaataaagaaaaacgaaaatgaatcttgatgtgaatggaaggggagagggagtgggaaaggggagggttgtgggtgggaaggacgttatggggggcagccattgtaatccataagctgtactttggaaatttatattcattaaataaaagttaaaaataataaaagaattttaaaacaaatttaacttGGTATTTAATAGTTTATActgtaatattttataaattataaaatatagctGGCTATGTATGCATTAAATGATTTCAAATCCCATGAATTACATGTGAGAAGACAGGGTTTTAAGCACAGGACTTACAACTCCAAAAGTACTTACCTCACTTGTTAGGAGAGAGAGTTCACAAGTCAGACTAAAATGTGTAAAATGTGTAAAATGcccttagaaataaatttatttatttatctttctgatTCTCATTTCCTGACTCAACAgcatgaaaatataaatgatttctCTGCAAATAGAGAAAGTAGATAATAAACATCACTACTTAGAGTCACTTGTACTTAGAagttttttttgcaaaaattaaaaaacattggcAAAATTTGGGGGCTGTATGGTATTTTTAGAGAAGCAGATGTAATTAGCAAAGAGatgagaaatgaaaagataaacagaaacagagagatatatTTCAAAGACTGTACAAGCAAGGGAAGATTCAGAATATAAATCTCCATGGGGTGAAGCAGTGACCGAGGACGATTAAGGTTCTATGCATGTTTGTGTCTTTCTCCTATTTATTGTACAAATTAATTAGAAAACATGTTATTGTGATGTATTACAttcctaatttaaaatttttttttagattcaaaaCACGAAGCTGTTCTAACATCAAAAGCTCTTAATCCTAAATATCaagtttttagtttatttaatgttttcataTCAAAAAAGCATTATCTGATGgacttaaaaatcaaaaatttattttactttcttacagttctggagtttTGATGTTCAAATTCAATGTTTGGAAAATTGGTTCTTTTGAGGTTATTTTTCTTGGCTTGTGAATGGCCACCTCCTTACTGTGCTCCTCCATGCTCTGTTCTGTGTGTGCTCACATTCTAATATATCTTTGTAGGTCCACATTTCCTTTTTATAAGGAACAGTAGCCATATTGAATTGTGGCTCACCATAAATGCCCCAATTTAatttaataatctttttaaaCATCTCATTTCCAGATTCTTTCACATCCTCAGGAATCAAGGGTTCGACATAGAAATCATTGGtgactcggccggcgccgcagctcactaggctaatcctccgcctagcggcgccggcacacgggttctagtcccggttggggcgccggattctgtcccggttgcccctcttccaggccagctctctgctgtggccagggagtgcagtggaggatggcccaggtgcttgggccctgcaccccatgggagaccaggaaaagcacctggttcctggctcctgccatcggatcagcgcggtgccccggccgcagcgcgccgaccgcggcggccattggagggtgaaccaatggcaaaggaagacctttctctctgtctctctctctcactgtccactctgcctgtcaaaaaaaaaaaaaatcattggggACTCAAATCATCCTGTACCACCGGGTACAGGTGGTATGAATAGAAAGAAGAGCATGTAACGAGAATAAACATGGAGTGCATGAAATGTTCCAGAATAGTCTAACATGATATGGAGAAATtctattatcaaatattttcaataCTTGCATTGTGGGAGAAACTGTTATTAGATACTTTGAATACTTAACATTGTGACTTGGAGCAATTAAGAGAGTGAACTTTCAATAAAACTGCACTCATATTGATCATATCCCAATTATCATTCTAGGATTCCAAGTGAATTCTAATTGTGTCTTTGGAGACGGATGTACTTATTCCTGGGGTGCTTTGTGGAAAAAGCCTCTAAGGGCTGTTGTGGAAATACATATAACGGGTCCAGTGAGTGTACACCTGAGCATCGGGAGGGAGAAGGGTTTCATTTCTTAGAACTGAGCATTCTGACTGAAGGTGAGCACGCAGAGTCAGAGGCAGGTAAGAAATGGAGACTCTCTGTGGCCTCAGCTGCATTTAGAAGGGGGCTGCAGAGTCTGGCGTGGCTCTCAAAGGATTGCTCCTATGCCCAACACACATGCAGGCAGGTGtgcaaacccacacacacacacacacacacagaatccttTCTAAATCAGATTCCAGCCAGTGATGTATTTGGGTCTATCTCGAACTTGAAAACCAATCTGATATTTAAGCTTCATCACCATATATTCACTTACACAGTGGAAGAAAAATCAAGAGGACAAAAGAAATGATTTGCATTGTGATTGTCCAGACTACCTTTGTCTGGTATTTTCCACTTACTGGCACTCATTTTCAGGTGCCAGAGAGAGGTTTTTGTCCCATAGAATTTTTCTACTTACAGGGAACAGGGACCAGAGTTATAGAGGGGAAAGTGTCCTTATCATGATGTAGTACAGTGTGCCAGGAAATCCCAAATGAGGTTAAattttgttctgaatattttgagaattttgaGCTTGATTAGGTGTAGACCGTACTTTGGGGGAAAGCAGCTAAGTAGCCAATTATGTaatccataatttatttattgagaaatatTAAGTGAGCTGGACTGTTCTTCCTGTTGGGGTATGTGAATAAAGTATTAGGGAAATATTTTTCAGTGTGCATACTGCATTCTAGTGAGGACAAATAGGCAAGAAGTGTGGTCAAAAGAGTTAGAAATGACAATAAACAGGGAATACTAAAAGAGAATGTGAGTAGAGTGATAATGATCATTTTAGGATGGGCCTGGTAAGAGAGGAGATGAAGTTCTGTTTTCAAGGTAGGGCTGGACCCTGGACAACCTTTAAGCCACTGCAGCATTTCCTTAGAATAAATTAAGCACATACTCAGGTCTTTAAATATAGAAATGACATTGCTTTATTTATGTGTTGTTGTATACTACCAGCTGTGTTGATAATGCACTGCAGTAAGCAAAGGACTGGACCTGTTAAAAGGCTATTGCATTACTCTGGGCAGAAGGTGATTGTGGTTTGGTTCTGGGTGATGTTAGTGCAGGTGAGGGAAGTGGTCAGTTGGACAAATGTTGAAAGAAAGGACATTAGGGTTTCCTGAAAGACTGAAATGTAGGTAGGAGGAAAAGAGATTAGGTTGATTACAAAGTTTTAGTTTCAGAAACTGCAAGCATGTCATTTTGAGACTGAATAGAGTGCATGGATAGATGAATTTTTGGAAGTGAAGATTAGGAATTCAGTTTGAAGCATGCTAAGTTTGATTTAGCAATTACTAATCTCTTATTAGAGAATGTTAACTGGACAGAAGTTTAGGCATCCCCTGGTGGTAGAAATTTAAACCTGATAATTATATCTAGGCAAACTATGGATAAGTTTCTGGGAAACGTTGAGTCCTCTAAAACTTTTTGCTTTTACACTTAAGTGCATATAACTATTTGGGGAGAATCAGCATTGCATTATCATGTTTTCAAAGTGGTTCAAGGATCCAAATGTCCAAGAGCCAGAAATCACTTACAGATAAAGACACTGATGAATGCAGTGATTTGAGAATGCTCAGGACCCCACAGGATGATGCTGTAGAGAAACAATGAGAATGTAAAGCTTGAGGTGAGATGAACACAGTTGTTTTGGGCACTTTCCAACTCTCACTTCATCCAAGAAGGTGACAACGCCCCCTCCAGAGACACTTGTGTACACGAGGATTGTTAATCTGCtctgccaaactgtttttcaaCAGGTGAGATAATCTACTGTTTCATGCTGGTTTCTATAAGAGATGTTAACAAACTGGAATTGTGGAAGGATGGTGCTGGGGAAAGAACAGTGTTCCTGATAGGAGAGATTCCTTCCCTCATTCACAAAGGTAATAAATTTCAGGGACATGCATTAATTAAAGGGCCCCTCAATCCCAAGCCAATGCTTTGCAATTCTTAGACTGTAACTCTTTTGTAAAATTATATGGAAGTaggagataaaatttttaaacctcTGGATTTTAGCAAGATTATGAATGCCACCACTGTTCTGGATTAAACTGTTTTTTGCAGAAACTTGGCCACATTTAATTTTCTTCCACAATGTTAGAATTCCTAATTATAGATTCTTGTATTAGAAAGCGAGAAAACCTTGGTGATATTGTATTTGGAAATGTTCTTCAGCAACATCTGGAGGATAAATTATTCTATAAACAGAAATTCCTTATATAGAGAAGTGATTGAAACTGATGGTCTTTGAATTTTATCTATTGGGATAAGATCTGATTTATAAATCCCTAGTATTTCTACCTGGAATTTTTAAGGTCTCCTTATTCTGTTGGAAGACTGGTCTCAACAGGTGTCGATAGAATAAGGATTTCAGAGTTTCCAGTTAATTTAATGAACCAGAGCcagagtgaattttatttttttctaaataattttttaacatagagagaatgtatttcatagatacaattttaagatgaTAACCATGTTTTCCTCAAGCCTGCCTCCTTCTATCTGTTCTTTCCTCCTTTAAATAAGCATATGTGatcatgttcatttttttataatgggaattgtttctatttttgttggTTAAAAGGATAAAATCGTTTCTGTCTTCTGAGAATTCTCGTGATCTGTTGACTAGTTAACTTCTTCAGGGTACTAAAATTTACTTTTGGTGGTTAGAAGAGCTTTTCAGGTGTATGAGGGCTATGGAATTGCCTTAATTAGGAGAATACAAGAAAAAGATCTTTTACATATGAGGGAGGTAAATGATGACAGATGAGTGATACATCCTCGATTCAGAAGATTCTGGGTTCAGATATAAGTTCTGCTGTTGATGGCTTCTTTGTCTTTGTCCACGAACCCTCTGTGCTTCAATGTTATCAAATATAACATAGGAAAAAAATAGCATCTACAATATAAAGTTGTGATGGGTAAAAAGCAGGTTAATTATAGGGCTTGGAAAAATAACTAGTGCATGCTCAGTAcagtatatgtatacacatatattacCTATTTGTATTAAAAGCAGGAGTAGTACATGATATGGATATACAATGTCTGACATAAGAACTCTCAATGACATACAGAGGATACTGAGATTTTTGAGTGTCCACTGTGTATCAAACACTGGCCTTGGTGTTTTCATGTGTATCTTTTTTACTTAATAAGATACTCTGTCAGGAGACTATtagttttcttattaattttataattttatgtttttgaaagtgtattttatttatctgaaatagttaaagagacagatggagaaaagagggagggagaggtcttccatcagtggttcattcccccaagtaTCTGCAATTGCCAGGtttgggcaagactgaagccaggagcccgagagcttcttccaggtcttccatgtgagtgcagggtccgagtacttgggccatcttatgctggtttcccaggtatattagtaaGGAGCttattcagaagtggagcagttaagactaaaactagcacctatatgggatgccagcactgcaggcagaggcttaatccactgtgttgACCTGGATTTTCATTTTACCCATTTGTCTTATGAGAGAAAGGGACTTGCCCTGCTTTAAAGTTCATGAGtgaaatttctaatttaaaaataatatctagTCCAACGGTCTTTGTAAGTTGTAGATTGAAGTTCAGTAATTTAGTAAAGTGCACAGAAGCCCAAAACTTCTTAGCCAATGTTGATTTAATCAATATGCATATTAACTTACTTcaatagaaaatagatttttttccccctctaatGGTGATCAGGTTTTCTCCTCTGGGAACATAGAAATGGAAAATCGCACCTTCCTGACTGAATTCATCCTGGTGGGCTTCTCAGGAGACCCCCGCTGGCAGCTGATTCTATTTGGAATATTTCTGATGTTGTATTTATTAACTTTGTCAGGCAACACAACCCTTGTTATTCTAATTTGGATTGATTCCCGTCTGCATACACCTATGTACTTTTTCATTGGCAACCTGTCCTTTTTGGATTTCTGGTACACCTCTGTGTACACCCCCAAAATACTGGCCACCTGTGTCTCAGAAGACAAACGCATCTCCTTGGCTGGATGTGGGGCTCAGCTATTCTTTTCCTGTGTCGTTGCCTACACTGAGTGCTATCTCCTAGCAGCTATGGCATATGACCGTCATATGGCAATTTGTAACCCACTGCTTTATTCAAGTATCATGTCCACTTCGCTGTGCACTGGGCTTGTTGTTGGCTCCTATGTAGGGGGACTGTTGAATGCCATAGCCCATACTGCCAACACATTCCGCCTGCGTTTCTGTGGTAAAAACATCATTGAACACTTTTTCTGTGATGCACCACCATTGGTAAAAATGTCCTGTACAGACACCAGGGTCTATGAAAAAGTTCTGCTTGGTGTGGTTGGCTTCACAGTTCTCTCCAGCATTCTTGTCATCCTGATTTCCTATTTCAACATCCTGCTGGCTATCCTGAGGATCCGTTCGGCCTCAGGAAGGCGGAAGGCCTTCTCCACTTGTGCTTCTCACATCATCTCAGTCATGTTCTTTTATGGGTCTTTGCTCTTCATGTATTCCAGACCTAGCTCCACCTACTCTTTGGAGAAAGACAAAGTGGCTGCCCTGTTCTATACGGTGGTCAACCCTCTGGTCAACCCTCTCATCTACAGTGTAAGAAACAAAGACGTCAAAGAGGCCTTTAGGAAAGCAACACAAAGCATATATCCACAATCATGAAGGAGGTCTCCTGTGAGGAATGCTGTTATTGCATTGTCCAAAGCATTTGGTAGTAGATATGTTTGtattatttcttgtatttcaagTAAAGTTAGCAACTCACTGTTTCAACAATAAAATATTGAGCCAATGactctaattattattattatttgaagtaTGTTATTTTAAACTATAGTATAGGGTTATTTGATACTCTACAATACAGTTTTTTTGTCTCTTTGCATGAAGGATCTCTCATAAATTTTAATCTGCTAGCTGTTTTAAGAGAATTTGGTGTTATTTTAACTTTGAAACTTGGTCATAATTTTCTCTGGGTGAGGAATTTTTGCATGCAGTGACATTAGAGGTTTGCTCGATTTTACGGATATTTATTTTTGGTAAGATGCTTTCTTTCAATTCCATCATAAAACTAATTCAGTATATAGATAATATCTTCGTAAACCTTTGTCTCACTACATCTATGTAGTATTAAGCAAAGTGTTTAATAGTTGTTTTGGTTATAGAAAACTGCACAACAAAACCATTTCTAAGTTTATGGAGAAATATGGgtcttggctggtgccgtggctcactaggctaatcctctgccttgtggcgccgggacaccgggttctagtcccggtcggggtgccggattctgtcttgattgcccctcttccaggccagctctctgctgtggccagggagtgcagtggaggatggcccaagtgcttgggacctgcacccatgggagaccaggataagtacctggctcctgccttccgatcagtgcggtgcgctggccacagtgcactggctgcggtggccattggagggtgaaccaacggcaaaaggaagacctttctctctgtctctctctctctctcactatccactctgcctgtccaaaaaaaaaaaagaaagaaatatgggtCTTTAGGATGGCATTTCATGCTAACAGAATGTTTAGGTCAGGTCTCTCCATCAGGTCACACACCAGTGTATTACCATAAGGGGACAATGGCAtcaaacaaagtgaaataaacaaattaacactAATAACAAACATAACAAAAACCTTCATAAGGCCCCTCAGttccttttgatttttcctttgtcCTGGGTGAGGAAcacagtatcttttttttctattttttttttttttttagatttttttttaatgtatttgagagtcagagttacagacagtgagagggagagacagagagaaaggtcttcgttatattggttcactccaaaatggctgcaatggtcagaactgtaccaatctgaagccaggagccaggtgcttcttactggtctcatatgtgggtgcaggggcccaagcacttgggccaccctccattgccttattgggccaaagcagagagctggactgtcagaggagcagccaggactagaattcagcgcccacatgggatgccggggccacaagtggtggattaacctactgtgacacAATGCAGGTCTGGGAACACGACATCTTGATGACCATGTGGCCAGGCTTGTTGTATATTTCTTTCATGCAACTAGTCCCATGTGCATAGGCATTACAAGGcgataacaaaacaaaaaaactgaaacacATATAAACTAGCTCTTTTGCTTTAGTCGTATTCTGTAAGGACTCAAATAAACTCCATAATCCAAGCTCCGTGTGATGGGAATACCTAAGTGCAATGTTTGATGT from Oryctolagus cuniculus chromosome 1, mOryCun1.1, whole genome shotgun sequence includes these protein-coding regions:
- the LOC100354664 gene encoding olfactory receptor 9G4, translated to MENRTFLTEFILVGFSGDPRWQLILFGIFLMLYLLTLSGNTTLVILIWIDSRLHTPMYFFIGNLSFLDFWYTSVYTPKILATCVSEDKRISLAGCGAQLFFSCVVAYTECYLLAAMAYDRHMAICNPLLYSSIMSTSLCTGLVVGSYVGGLLNAIAHTANTFRLRFCGKNIIEHFFCDAPPLVKMSCTDTRVYEKVLLGVVGFTVLSSILVILISYFNILLAILRIRSASGRRKAFSTCASHIISVMFFYGSLLFMYSRPSSTYSLEKDKVAALFYTVVNPLVNPLIYSVRNKDVKEAFRKATQSIYPQS